The following are from one region of the bacterium genome:
- a CDS encoding CAP domain-containing protein: MRRVSTCAGALLAVIVFTAASAAIASAPAPNRTELTRSYTLPYRIAEAPASSVMEVTMLALLNQSREAAGLSPLRANTTLRTVARTHGSDMFAYGYLSHESRDGRLPLARVEAAGLSPWHVGENLAYAQDVQEAHRLLMNSPGHRANILSPVYRWIGIGVMDGGPHGVIVVEDFTD; encoded by the coding sequence ATGCGCAGGGTTTCGACATGCGCCGGCGCACTGCTCGCAGTCATCGTTTTCACCGCGGCGTCGGCCGCGATCGCTTCCGCGCCCGCGCCTAACCGCACCGAACTGACCCGCAGTTACACACTGCCGTACCGGATCGCAGAGGCTCCGGCATCGTCGGTGATGGAGGTCACGATGCTGGCTCTCCTCAACCAGTCCCGCGAGGCGGCGGGGCTGTCGCCGCTGAGGGCCAACACCACCCTCCGCACGGTCGCGAGAACGCACGGATCCGACATGTTTGCCTATGGATATCTCTCGCACGAATCACGGGACGGCCGGCTGCCGCTCGCGCGCGTGGAAGCCGCGGGACTCTCGCCGTGGCACGTCGGTGAGAATCTCGCGTACGCGCAGGACGTCCAGGAAGCCCACCGGCTGCTGATGAACAGCCCGGGACACCGCGCCAACATCCTCTCGCCGGTCTATCGCTGGATCGGCATCGGCGTGATGGATGGCGGACCGCACGGCGTGATCGTCGTCGAGGACTTCACCGACTAG